Genomic window (Grus americana isolate bGruAme1 chromosome 10, bGruAme1.mat, whole genome shotgun sequence):
AACATTGGCTGGTCAAAATTAGACTAGTTAATTCCAGAGAATTGTTTCATCTCAGCTCAACAGCAATAATGAATCTTTTTTTACAAGATGAATTGGTGAACAGCCAACTTCCTCCGGGGCAATTCCTGTGTAGTGTTGATCCCGCTGGAATTtaccttggggaaaaaaaaaaaaaaaaaagaagaaaaaaaaagaaaagaaaaaagaaaaggtttaaaACTATCAAATGCTACTATTCATAACAACATGTTATTTAGCTCAGCCATTTACTGACAGCGTACAGATGGAGCCAAGTCTTTTACAAAAAAACGCTCACACAACACTTTTCTCCTAAGCCAGCCACAGCCCAAAAGAAATATTAGGTGCACACAAGCACGTTATTATCTTCGCAGAAGCCAAGAAGCACGATGGGCGCTCGCCGAATGCAGagctgcctttaaaaattaatacgATCTTGGCCTCtgtctcagaaataaaaagggtCTGCCCCCGAACGCCGTGTTCGCAGTGGGCGCGATGCTCgcggctgcagagctgtgccccTTGGTCAGGGCTTGAGATCCCCAAATTTGCAGGATTGGtccctggaggggggggggatgcggggCTGGGCTGGTCGGAGTGGCTGAGTGCTTGGAAGGTATTGatcagaaaagagcaaaatctcATTAAAGCACTGCGGCACCACCctttgggggggcgggggggccgtggggcagCAGTGctttaatgagatttttgaGACTTTTCATGCTTTAATAAGACTTTTCACGTACTTTAGGGCCAGGAGAGCACGCAGCAGCCGCCTCACTCAAGGTGTTTGCAGCAGAGGCGGTGGCACATCACCCGGCACCGTGTCCCCTTTCGTTTCCTCCTcgcaggggacaggcagggtaCCGAACGGCCGTGACCGAGGCTGGCGGCTCACCTCCGCCGATTCTGCGCCGCGCTGCCGACAGGTCGGCGGGTCCGGAGGTGGTTTGGAGAGGAAGCGAACGGAGCAGCTGGGCGATCGGAAGAGCAGAGCTTCCTCCTTGGGTGCTCGCACCAACACCTGGCACCTGTGCACCCtcggcagggctgggagggagcagagcatcCCACCCCAGCCCACTGTCTGCATCCCCCAGACGGGAAACACTGGCTGGGAAAGGCCACAGTTTTCCATGTCAATAATATCCCTTTCCTAGAGCCGCAGAGGCTCTTGGAGCTACAGAGTCTCCAGTTGAAGCCCACCCTTCGGGTGCTGCGTATGCGCCAGCGCGGAGGAGCCTGGCCGGTTGCAGCGGGGTGTAGCTGCATCAAGGGCTTTGCAAACGTCCCAGGTCAGCGTTGAGATGTCACCATCATCGACAGCCCCATGGGCCTGGGCTGTGCCCCGGCGGGGACCCTGCTCCCTTCTCCTGccgctgccccccagccccgtgccaggAGCAGCCAAGGTGAGGGCGggcgcaggcagagcagggtgggcgcaggcagagcagggtgggcatgggcagagcagggtgggcatgggcagagcagggcgggtgcaggcagagcagggtgggcgcaggcagagcagggtgggcgcaggcagagcagggtgggcatgggcagagcagggcgggcgcaggcagagcagggtgggcgcaggcagagcagggtgggcatgggcagagcagggtgggcgcaggcagagcagggcagagcagggtgggtgcaggcagagcagggccagGCGCCTTTCCCGGGGCTCCAGGTGCCCGTGGCACCGCAGAAGGGATAGGCCGGCAGCCGCAGCCGCCCGGCGCAGCGAGGGGTTGGCTGGCAGGGGTGAGCCCTCTCCGGGAGAGGCTCTGGGCGATGCCTCCTGCCCTGGGCGGTGTGTGTCAACCCGTGCTAATGATTTTTTCAGTGGGCAAAAGCtctgcaggggttttttttttttgctgttgtggtgtttcatttttttgtgttgggtttgttgtttgtttttttttttaagagggatTAAGCCAAATTAGTTTTTAtctgtttctgcagttttccactGGGATTCAGTGAAGCACCAGTGCCTGAGAACAGAAAAACGATAAACATCTAAACGCAGACACTCTGAGTACTGTTTTATCTCTGCCATTTGAAGTGATGACACCCTTCAACCAGATAAACAAAGCAACGAGGAGGGGCATGTTGTTAGATGGAGTGTGTAACGAACAGAATACTCCCTGCCACATTACAGACAATGGTAATGCACAATCATTCATTATAACTcaattacagtaattaaaactGGTGGGATGCAGAGGCAGAACAGACGAAGGGAGTAGTGCCAACAGAATTTACACTCCGTGTCATCAGCTAGCGATAACAACAGCTGATGGTGTCCCGGAGCCTCCTCCCGCCATCTGTTCCGAGAGCCGGCGACGAGGGATGGCATTAGGTGCCGCAGCAACCGAGCGGATGGTGGATGAAAAGGGGGTAGGAAAGGGGTCCTggcccccccccggcacggcGCCTGGCCCAGCTGCTGCCGTGGGTGCCGTGCTGCAGGGAGGTGCTGCCCCGTGCACCCCGCAGGGTGAGCCGCCCCGTGGCACCGGGCACAGAGCCCGGGAAAACAACGGGGGAAGGGGGCACCCCGTTATCCCCGCTCCCCGCAGTGCAAACTGCACAGCTGCCTGCACGGGGATCCCAGCCTGCAGCGCTCTGCTTCGCTCCCGGGgtgggcacggcacggcacggcacggcacagcacggcacagcacggcacggcacagtatggcatggcacggcacggcacggctctGCTACACCTGCAGCGTTGCCTGGTGCTGCTGTTTAGGGACGAGAGACACAGCACGGGAAAAGCTGCTTGGCCAGgaaggctgcccagggcaggagtTCCCGGGGGCACCATCCCCCTTCTCCGCCTGCTCGGGGCAGGGGACACACGTGGGGCAGGGGACATGAGTGGGGCAGGGGACACGCGTGGGGCAGGGGACACACGTGCACCCCACCAGCTGTGCAGGGACCCCGAGGCAGCTCTGCCAAAGCCCTCGGGACAGGGGATGCGTTGGGGCGACCGGCACAGCGGCAGCGTGAGCGGCCCCCCCTGCGCCCCGTCCGTTCGGTTAGCTGGTTATTTCACGGCAGGCTAACACCCTCCGCCTCAGCACCCGGACCTACACGCTGCAATTTGATAATTATGGGTTACTCAAAGCACAGTTTGGGCTGACTGCCGCCCCGGAGAGCcgggctgggaaggggcagcagtgcccagccccggggcagctgCGGGAGCAGTGACTgcacccagctgcagcaccctcCCGGTGCAACCTCCGTCCTCACCTGCAAGGGCTCCGGGATCGGGAAACCAGCCGGGAGCAATGTTGGGGTGCAACCAAAAGTGTAACAGCTCGGTTCTGGTGCTCAGCGCCTGCTGGGATCGAATACCTTGCACGTCTCCGTGGGAGCCCTCCCTTGCAGGAACGTGATGCTCACGGAAGGAAATCGCTACTGAAAAGCGGGTAATGCAACCCAAAAGGTGCCGTTTGCCGGGCGTGCCGGGCCGTGGCCCACGTGCAGCGCGGCGCAGCCTCGGGCTGGGCGAGCACCGGCACCGGGTGAATCCTGGTGCCCCACCGCAACTCCCACCCGATTGCCCGCTGACGTGCGAGGCCTCTGCCTTCGCACCCCGGTGTGTCACGGAGCGTCGGCCGAGGCTGAACTAaaaccatgttaaaaaaaaaaaaaagcccttatgaatatataataaaaaaaaaattagtgtgtGGGGCTTTAATTATAAAGTACGGGCGTTCGGCGCCTGGCTGATAGCATAGATGGGAATCGGAGAGACTGCGCACGGCTTTAACACCTCCTCCGTCAGCACTTTCGGAAAGGTCGTAGTCAAACCAAATTAATTGCAAAGGGCAACAGTTTGCCGGGAACTGTtgaaagcagaagctgcagcGATCGGGTGCCCGAaggggcagcgccggggggtGCCAGGGGGGATCCGGGCCTCGCCGAACCCTTCCGCTCCCCTGCACCGGGCTCTCCGAAATCTTACAACAAAGGATTTCTtgcaatttttatcttttaatggTCCCCTGTGTAAGCCCCTCATTCCATCCAGcttaaaatcagatttaaatgCACTCATAACCATTTACTGCTGTACATTATCGGAAACCCAAGCAGTTAGAGTGCTgctcctgctttttatttctccctcGCAGCAGGCTCTGTCATGTTCAATACATCACGGGGAAGCCCCCGTAGGACGGTACATATGTCCTAGTTCAAGGAAAGTGCTTTGTCTGTCGAGGCACCCGGGCTGAGAGCGCAGGAACGCGGGTGCTCGCGTCCCGTGGTCCCCGAGCCCCGGCGAGCATCCCGCCTCGCTGGccgtgccccccgccccgggctgcGGGGTCCCCTACTCCCAGCCCTTTCTCCGCATCCCTAAATCCTCGCTGCAGGCTTGCGGCAGCAGAAACCCCGCGGCTGGGCGATGCCTTCAGGAAATCGAGGGAAACGATGGGGTGCAGCGTGCTTGCTCGCCCTGAGAGGAGACGGGGGGACGTCCAAGGCAGGAGCTGGTCCCTCGCAGTGCAGCCCGGGCGGGAGGGCACggccgcagcccccgcagcGCGGGAAGGGGAGATgcggagggctgggggctgcagtcGGCCGCTCCCATCCGTCCCGCGCTCGGTTCTGCCTCCAGCCGACCTCCGCCGTCATCTGCGGCAGCAAGGGGTGTCCTGTGCCCCCGGCCCCTCGCTTGCTTTTATTAACAACTCAGGGCAGGGTGTCAGAGAGCAAATGGTTTATAGacactttgctttcatttgagCTTCGTTACAGTtaccttttattctttttgctttttttcttttttttttttctcccttttttacaAAAACCAGTTGTAGTTATTAACAGCTGTACATATTCTGCTATATACTTTGGTGTAAAGTTGAGACGTCTGACTCAGTAACCCTCCACCAGCTCCGGTACATGCagttattttggtttattttcttggagtttggttgttggtttttttttttttggaggaaaacaaagcacCAACCACGCAGGACGTGAGTTGGAGGTGGCCTTACCCTGGGGGTCAGTTCAAAGCCCCCCAGCCCTTTCCAACGCACCCCCCATCAACGCAAAGGGGGGGATGCTCCAAGCGCCGCGGGGTCAGACGCTGCGCCCAGGtcttggggtgcagggggaaggggcagagctgcccccgcACAGATCCGCACCTGGATCCAAACCCCAAAACGCACCCGGGGCAGCGCTGAACCCCGGAGCAGGCCCCGGCGCGGGCCCGGTGGCACCGGGGGCACAGTCACAGTCCTTTTTCTGAGCCAAACCACAGAGCTCGCTGCTTCTGCCGTCGCTGGGTCATTAGCGCACGAGGTCGGTCCCAGCTCCTGGGCACGCAGCGAAGCCACGCAGGGCGGACACCGCTTGCCCGGCCCATTCCccttatttctcttttgaacAGAAAAGGGCAAAAATCTCAAAAACTCTCTTActttgatgggaaaaaaattaaatcattgcCCATGAGATCTCCTTCAAAGCCCCAATTCGTCTCTCCTCGCCCCAGCGCGGCCGCTCGGAGGGATGCGATGCCGACCACGCGCCCCAGAACAGCCGGGTACCAACCGCCTCCGCTCCACCCTTCTCTCCCCCGTCTGTACTATCCACCTCTGTAAACCAGGCAGTTCTCACCTGAACCCTAAGCATTattaattgttattatttttgacCAGATTAAAAtcagaacttaaaaaataatccataaaAATGTCGTATAAAAATTCTCTCCCATATGCTACAATACAGGGTGAGCGCTTCTGCTAcacaaatacttttatttcccattatgtctttttttttttttttaaccctttagTACAAAACGCTGAAACGCAGGCCTGTGCGGGGAGGGGTTTGCTTCATCGGAACCTATATACCAGAAGACACAAGACCATATAGCCCACAGGACCCTACCAAagccagccccttccccccaccacacacaaacCCTACTTGTTAgtaaactttgcttttaaaaaaactgtattttaaaggtTATCAATTCTAATTCTTTACTTTCATTTGAATACAAAACACATAAGTTGCTATTATCTTTCGTGGCTCCCTGAGCTGAATTTACTATGCTTTCTTTGAAATCACTCCTCATTGCTTCTGTCCGAAGACCAAGAAGGGCTTGCGCAGACGATCCCGCAGCGTGGGCTTCCCCTTTTCTTCAAACATAcgagcacaaaaaaaaaaaaaaaatccatatataaaaaaaggtgATTGTGTTGCTGATGTCCCGTCAGTAGCTGAGGATCCGACCGAGTCCCCCGCGGTCCCAGCAGCGTCCCACCATCACTAACACACCGAACAATGCACGGGTACGACAGTAGGAACAACTTTCACCAGTGGACATCTTTGCTCAGCCTGGTTACGCGCTGCACGGCAAAGTCACGTCCCAGCGGacgctttggggggggggggtaaggaacaaaaaaaaaaaaaaaaaaaaaaaattgccaccACCAAAACCATCAGTGGAATACAATTACAGCAGACGAAAAATACACAACTAGTGTACCGGGAGGGGTCCCCCACCCTTCCAATGCTATTTACTAGTCcgttatttacatttttcacaagTCTTATGCAggatgcacaaaaaaaaaaagtcacaataaaaaataagtCCTTTATAGTGCCACCAAAGCGTAGACGGAAAGaaccagaaaaccaaaaaaaaaaaaaaaatccaaaataaaacccaaaaccctaaaaccaaacaaaaattcGTTTAGGGCTTCAATGTGTGCCATATTTGCAGACCTCCAAATAAATCCGTGTGTGTTGTACGCCGGGCCCTTGAGGCAGAGCCCCGCCGGAGCGTGCCGGTCCGTGGCCGAGCCCTGGGGGCCACCCCGCGGcagcccccccgagcccccggCTGCTCCACGCCGGCCACCCGAGTCCTGCCACTGCCGGTGCTGGGAGTTGCCAGCCCTGCCATAAAATCCGCGGTTAGTAGATGACCTCATAGACTGTGGCCTTCTTGTCACCAGAGCCCGTGACGATGTACTTGTCATCCGCTGAAATGTCGCAACTCAAGACGGACGAGGATTCCTTGGACTGGAAAAGgagccgggggtgggggggggggaggaaagaaaaaccatcACTTTGGTTTCCCGACGAGGCTGCCGCAGCCGCCTTTCACCGAGCGGCATCCGTGCCGGTGGCATCCCCCTATCCCACACGCTGGGTAGCGATCCGGCCACCCCAAAAggatttcccccctccccagggctggcagcccccTGAGATGATGCCGAGAGGGGGTCCGGGTGCAGCCcaccccccggccctgcccaaGAGGCAGCCTCCCACCTGGAAGATGCTCGCTCCGTAGGGCGTCCTCCAGGCGTTGAGCAGGTTGTCTTTTCCAGTACTCACAAACCATTTACCTGTGCCAGGAAAGACGGTGTCAGCAGCCGAAAGCTGCCGCTgctgaccccccccaccccgtggcTGGCAGCACCGAAGCCCCCGGCCAGGCCCTGCGACCGTCCTCTCCCGGCCCCCCGGAGACTTCTGGCTGTTTACCCTCAGAAATGggagattttggagaaattGGAAAATCTGGAGATTTTCCAGAGACGTtggccccagcccctctcccgaCGGGACGCGCCCCAGGCTGCACAGCGCTCGCACACGGTGTTCACCTCCCGCCACGCGACGCGGCAGAGCAGGAGGACCGGTCACAGGGATAATCCTCATCTCCACCATCCGTGGGACAGATCCTGCCGGAAGCCTTCgtgctcagccccccccccccccgcgcatCCCTCCTCGACGCGGTCCTCGTGCGCATCGCCAGCTCCCACCGGAGGAGCCGGGGGAGCCAAGTTCAGGGTCGGAGCCGCTTACCGCAGTAGGCGAACTTGAGGGAGAGGACGCAGCTCTCGTGGAGGTGCAGCTGGTACTTGTCGGGCTTCGTGTGGTGCAGCACTTCCACGTTGCTGCTCTCCATGCCCACCGCGAGCCACTCGCCCGTCGGGCAGTACCCCAGCGAGaagatctgggggggggggggggggggaaacaggAGCGCTCAGGGGGGGTTTGCACccgccagctctgcctgcagccccctgcccgcACAGCACCCGTCACCTCCGTGTCCCCGGCAGTTCCCCAGGGCGGGCACGAGCGGAGCCGGGGGTGATTTCCATAACGCAATGGCTTTGCCCGCAGCGCTGGCAGGCCAGCaattcagaagagaaacagcCCGACAGGTGGGGAAGGACGCAGCCCGGTCCTCTTAGATCACCGAGCGTCCCCAGCCGCTGAAACGCGGGCGCAGCAAAGCCAGGAGCTGGCGGACGGCGTCTGCTCCTGCGGCACGGCCGAGGGGGCTGCGCCTCCTGCCCTGGCCGAGGCACCCCGGCTGCAACGCAGCCTCTTCCAGGGAAAGCACGTCTGCCTTTGGACAGAAAGTACCTTCCTGGCATTCTCCAGGAGAGGAAAACTTGGCGTGGAAGGCAGCAAGACTAAATAAACTCTAAGGAAACCGCGGTGGCACGGCTTCTGGATGCCCGGCTCCGTGATGGCGAGCGCTAATGCAGCGGAAAGTCCCGACCACCAGCGCCGTGGGGTCAGCAGCCGGGATGGAGCAGAGCCCTCGGCCACGCTGCTGCCTTTCCGGACTCTGATCGCACAACTCCAGTTTCAGCAGCGGTGGAGGCTGCtgggcagccctgaggaggTGCGGCAGGGTTTGGAGAGCGGCGGCTGCGCGAGATCTGCCAACGCCGGGCGGCTCCAGCCCCGCGAGACTGCTGCGCTTGCTAAGAGGACACAaggtcccagctctgccccttcGAACAAGGGCTCTGGGGGGGTCTGCAGGAGGCAGCGGGTGGCTGAGCCCTGCAGCCATCCCACCTGCGGGGCACCCAGAGCCAGCCTGTAACGCCCACGGGCATCCCGAGGGAAACGCTGCTTGCTTAACGCAGCCTAGTCTTGCAGCGGATGAAAAAGCGACGAAAGACGACCTGAAACAAGAGCCAGGGAGCCCCCGCAGCTCTTACTGCCTGGAACACTCCTGCGTTACACCTGAAGCACTGGGGACAGCCGTGCCGGGCGTTTTCCCAGCAGGAAGAGCCCACGGCCACGCACGAGCCGGCGGGACAAACCCCTGCACGGGGTCTCCGCGAGGAGCTGCGCAACGAGGCCAGGACGTTCCTCCCTCCCGGGGCCGAGGGCACCCCGTGCTCACCTGGGAGGTAAAGtcgtgctgctggagctgccgcCCTTCCCGCAGGTCCCAGGAGCGCACGGTGTTATCCAGACCCCCCGTCCACAACTTCGTACCGTCGTGCGAGATATCTATGCAGCTGGCACCGTCTGTGTGGCCTTGGAATTGCCTTTAAACAACAAAGCATAATGCAAAATCTTTAAGGGGAGCACTAGCGAAAAGCACGTAGGTCATTTCAAGCCGCATTTACGAGGCTTCCCCACACCAAGCACGCCTGCAAACCCAGCCAGGGAGCACCCTCCACCGAGGCACACCAGCCCGGCCGAGCCTGCTGGGCTCCTTACAGGCAAAGCATCACCACGGCGCTCTGGTCACCATCCCCAAGGTCCTCCCACCCAAACGTGGCCAGAAAGACCCCAATCATGGAGAAGAGCAACCCCCGGCGCTCCCAGCCCTGTGCGGCAGCGGCTCGCTCACCTGACGAGCGTCTGGTTGTGCAGGTCCCAGACGGCGATGTTGCCGTcgctgcagcaggagaagcagacTTTGGCGTCGGGGCTGATGGCCAGGGCGTAGCAGGCGGGGGCGGAGGAGGTCAGCTCGGCCTTGATGCGCGGCGTGGGGGAAGCCAGGTCCCAGATGGTGAGCGTGCTCGCCTCCCCTCCCACGATCAGCGTGCGGCCGTCGGGAAGGAGTTTGCAGGAGCGGATGTAGTTATCTCTGTTCTGGAGGGGACAGAGACGTTAGCGGGAGGGCAGAGAATGATTCGCCGTGGTGGAGGTGGGGGAAAGCAGGGGAGATACATGCTTGGGGACCAGGAGTAATCCGCTGCGGCTCGCTCACGCATCAGGACGCTCCAGCTCCCGCGCGAGGCAGTGCTGCCCCGAGCCCCCTTACCAGGCAGTCCAGCTGGGAGATGGGGCTCTTGCTGCCCGGCTGGCTGATATCCCAGATCTTCACGCACCCCTTGCCCCCGGTGTAGACGTGCCTGGTGGGGTTGCTGATGGTGACGGCGCACACCACCTCCCCATGGCTCAGCGTGTTGATCTGCCGGGCGTGCCGCGGGATGCCGGGACCCGCCAGGGCGTCGTGGGGAAAGGGGACCGGCTGCATCTGCCCGTCGGCGCTCACGTGGAAGGAGTAGGCTCTGCCGGAGGAGGGCAAacggggggctcagccccggaGGCAGGGGTTTGCTGCAAACCCAGCCTAAGGGGGGGGCGGGTGGCATTGCAACCCGGCTGCCGGGTCGTGCCTTGCTGGGGGCCGGAGACCACCGCTGCTCTCCGGGGGCTCGGTGGGACCCAGCCCCGGGTGAAGCCCCACGCTCACCTCCACCCCGGACACACTCATCCCCACCCGGTGCAGAAAAAGACCAAGAGGGGCTTACGGCTTCCCTCCGGGGATGGACGCCAGGCTCGAGGGCAGGCCGGGGGCTCTCATGGGCGGGTGCGGGTCGAAACCAACCTGCCAAGAGACACACGCGCGGGTAAGGCCAGGCACGGGCTGGGCACACAAGCAAACAGCTTCCCATCCGCACGCCTGGGCAGGTGTGGGGGCACTCGGCAGctccctcttctctttgctgctCAATAGCTAACGCTAAtcgttatttttttttttccctagcagaaaggggaagggctggggaaTTACCCAAAGGTTTCTGGTCTGGAAGGACCAGCGTGGGACACGCTCACCCTCCCCGTGCTGCTCCCGAGGCCCCAGGGACAGGAGCAGCTAAGCCATGCCCAGCACTCCAGCTGCAGAAACCCCCGTTCTCTGCGTTAACGGCAGccttctgcttcttgttttgCCTGTATTCTGCCTTAAAACACACGACTGAGTGTTCAGCAAGAGTACGGGGAAGGGGGCTGCGCAGCGGGTACTTCCCACGCGTGGGGCGGGGAAGGATCAACCCCCACGTAATGGCACACGCGCATCACCCCACCGGGAGGGATCTCCACGCCCAGCACCCTTCAACAGCGGCCGAGTCAAAACACAGCCGGCGATGAGCCCCAGTTCCACAGCTGACACAGGGAAGTCCTCCCCCTCTACACCCCCCTGGGACCCTCCCCACACCCACCACCCCACCGGGAGCAAGAAAAGGAGCTAAAAAGTGCTACGTACAGCTCCAAAGCTCACCATTGGCGACCGGCCGtaggcggcggcggcggcggcagcggcgctcATCTGCGGGGGGATGTTGTGGAGCCCCGCGTAGGCGCCGGGGCTGGTGAGCGAGCCGTTCATCTCGTGGTGCCCCATCATGGCGAAGGGAGCCGCGTAGGAGCCCGCGATGGAGATGGGCGTCCGCAGGGCCGAGGCTGCAGGAGGGTTGGGTACACGGTCAGGGGACGGAGCCCTGCTCGCCCCGGAGGAGGGGATGTAACGGCTGGACCCCCCTCTGCACCCCGTCTCTGGCACGGGGACCACTGGAGCAAGCCGGCACCCCTGCCCTCAGCTGGATTAGGTCCCCAAAAAGCCTGATCCCCCCACAAAGCTGCCGTCCCCCGCAATGGAGGGTGCGAGCTGAAGCcgtgctggggacagcagcagagagggggcacggggggagCGCAGGGGAGCGGTACCCACCCAGGGGGTCCATGCCGGTTGGCTTGCCGGGCATcggccgcagccccggggtGCTGCTCGTCCCCGGGGTCGGAGCGTCATTCCTCGGCGTCGGAGTGTTTGACTTGAGCCCGGGCGTCGACGATTTGTCGTTCTGGATGGAGAAGGGATGAAAGAATGAATGGATGAGGTTCAACCGCCGGCACCCGCAGCCCCTGCTCCACAAGCCCCCAGACCCAGTGAGCACCGGCGGGGCCCGACCCCCCCGGCAGAGCGAAGGACGTACGTGGCCCAGGTCTTTAGTCTTGGAGGAGGgagtgctgctggaggaggcgaCCGAGGCCGGGCTGTTTGGCGCGTCCCCCTTCTTCAGCCCGCGGGCTTTGTCTATGCCGTTCTCCGGGGGGGAGTGGGCTGGGCTGACCCGGGGGGTGGCGGGGTCCTGCGAGACAGCAGAAAGCATTGGCACCCCCAGCAGCGAGGGGGGCTCCCTCCGGCTCC
Coding sequences:
- the TLE3 gene encoding transducin-like enhancer protein 3 isoform X6, yielding MYPQGRHPAPHQPGQPGFKFTVAESCDRIKDEFQFLQAQYHSLKVEYDKLANEKTEMQRHYVMYYEMSYGLNIEMHKQTEIAKRLNTILAQIMPFLSQEHQQQVAQAVERAKQVTMTELNAIIGQQQLQAQHLSHAAHGPPVQLPPHPSGLQPPGIPPVTGSSSGLLALGALGSQAHLAVKDEKNHHDLDHRERDSSANNSVSPSESLRASEKHRSSTDYSIDSKKRKAEEKDSMSRYDSDGDKSDDLVVDVSNEDPATPRVSPAHSPPENGIDKARGLKKGDAPNSPASVASSSSTPSSKTKDLGHNDKSSTPGLKSNTPTPRNDAPTPGTSSTPGLRPMPGKPTGMDPLASALRTPISIAGSYAAPFAMMGHHEMNGSLTSPGAYAGLHNIPPQMSAAAAAAAAYGRSPMVSFGAVGFDPHPPMRAPGLPSSLASIPGGKPAYSFHVSADGQMQPVPFPHDALAGPGIPRHARQINTLSHGEVVCAVTISNPTRHVYTGGKGCVKIWDISQPGSKSPISQLDCLNRDNYIRSCKLLPDGRTLIVGGEASTLTIWDLASPTPRIKAELTSSAPACYALAISPDAKVCFSCCSDGNIAVWDLHNQTLVRQFQGHTDGASCIDISHDGTKLWTGGLDNTVRSWDLREGRQLQQHDFTSQIFSLGYCPTGEWLAVGMESSNVEVLHHTKPDKYQLHLHESCVLSLKFAYCGKWFVSTGKDNLLNAWRTPYGASIFQSKESSSVLSCDISADDKYIVTGSGDKKATVYEVIY
- the TLE3 gene encoding transducin-like enhancer protein 3 isoform X9, which translates into the protein MYPQGRHPAPHQPGQPGFKFTVAESCDRIKDEFQFLQAQYHSLKVEYDKLANEKTEMQRHYVMYYEMSYGLNIEMHKQTEIAKRLNTILAQIMPFLSQEHQQQVAQAVERAKQVTMTELNAIIGQQLQAQHLSHAAHGPPVQLPPHPSGLQPPGIPPVTGSSSGLLALGALGSQAHLAVKDEKNHHDLDHRERDSSANNSVSPSESLRASEKHRSSTDYSIDSKKRKAEEKDSMSRYDSDGDKSDDLVVDVSNEDPATPRVSPAHSPPENGIDKARGLKKGDAPNSPASVASSSSTPSSKTKDLGHNDKSSTPGLKSNTPTPRNDAPTPGTSSTPGLRPMPGKPTGMDPLASALRTPISIAGSYAAPFAMMGHHEMNGSLTSPGAYAGLHNIPPQMSAAAAAAAAYGRSPMVGFDPHPPMRAPGLPSSLASIPGGKPAYSFHVSADGQMQPVPFPHDALAGPGIPRHARQINTLSHGEVVCAVTISNPTRHVYTGGKGCVKIWDISQPGSKSPISQLDCLNRDNYIRSCKLLPDGRTLIVGGEASTLTIWDLASPTPRIKAELTSSAPACYALAISPDAKVCFSCCSDGNIAVWDLHNQTLVRQFQGHTDGASCIDISHDGTKLWTGGLDNTVRSWDLREGRQLQQHDFTSQIFSLGYCPTGEWLAVGMESSNVEVLHHTKPDKYQLHLHESCVLSLKFAYCGKWFVSTGKDNLLNAWRTPYGASIFQSKESSSVLSCDISADDKYIVTGSGDKKATVYEVIY
- the TLE3 gene encoding transducin-like enhancer protein 3 isoform X7, whose translation is MYPQGRHPAPHQPGQPGFKFTVAESCDRIKDEFQFLQAQYHSLKVEYDKLANEKTEMQRHYVMYYEMSYGLNIEMHKQTEIAKRLNTILAQIMPFLSQEHQQQVAQAVERAKQVTMTELNAIIGQQLQAQHLSHAAHGPPVQLPPHPSGLQPPGIPPVTGSSSGLLALGALGSQAHLAVKDEKNHHDLDHRERDSSANNSVSPSESLRASEKHRSSTDYSIDSKKRKAEEKDSMSRYDSDGDKSDDLVVDVSNEDPATPRVSPAHSPPENGIDKARGLKKGDAPNSPASVASSSSTPSSKTKDLGHNDKSSTPGLKSNTPTPRNDAPTPGTSSTPGLRPMPGKPTGMDPLASALRTPISIAGSYAAPFAMMGHHEMNGSLTSPGAYAGLHNIPPQMSAAAAAAAAYGRSPMVSFGAVGFDPHPPMRAPGLPSSLASIPGGKPAYSFHVSADGQMQPVPFPHDALAGPGIPRHARQINTLSHGEVVCAVTISNPTRHVYTGGKGCVKIWDISQPGSKSPISQLDCLNRDNYIRSCKLLPDGRTLIVGGEASTLTIWDLASPTPRIKAELTSSAPACYALAISPDAKVCFSCCSDGNIAVWDLHNQTLVRQFQGHTDGASCIDISHDGTKLWTGGLDNTVRSWDLREGRQLQQHDFTSQIFSLGYCPTGEWLAVGMESSNVEVLHHTKPDKYQLHLHESCVLSLKFAYCGKWFVSTGKDNLLNAWRTPYGASIFQSKESSSVLSCDISADDKYIVTGSGDKKATVYEVIY
- the TLE3 gene encoding transducin-like enhancer protein 3 isoform X8; protein product: MYPQGRHPAPHQPGQPGFKFTVAESCDRIKDEFQFLQAQYHSLKVEYDKLANEKTEMQRHYVMYYEMSYGLNIEMHKQTEIAKRLNTILAQIMPFLSQEHQQQVAQAVERAKQVTMTELNAIIGQQQLQAQHLSHAAHGPPVQLPPHPSGLQPPGIPPVTGSSSGLLALGALGSQAHLAVKDEKNHHDLDHRERDSSANNSVSPSESLRASEKHRSSTDYSIDSKKRKAEEKDSMSRYDSDGDKSDDLVVDVSNEDPATPRVSPAHSPPENGIDKARGLKKGDAPNSPASVASSSSTPSSKTKDLGHNDKSSTPGLKSNTPTPRNDAPTPGTSSTPGLRPMPGKPTGMDPLASALRTPISIAGSYAAPFAMMGHHEMNGSLTSPGAYAGLHNIPPQMSAAAAAAAAYGRSPMVGFDPHPPMRAPGLPSSLASIPGGKPAYSFHVSADGQMQPVPFPHDALAGPGIPRHARQINTLSHGEVVCAVTISNPTRHVYTGGKGCVKIWDISQPGSKSPISQLDCLNRDNYIRSCKLLPDGRTLIVGGEASTLTIWDLASPTPRIKAELTSSAPACYALAISPDAKVCFSCCSDGNIAVWDLHNQTLVRQFQGHTDGASCIDISHDGTKLWTGGLDNTVRSWDLREGRQLQQHDFTSQIFSLGYCPTGEWLAVGMESSNVEVLHHTKPDKYQLHLHESCVLSLKFAYCGKWFVSTGKDNLLNAWRTPYGASIFQSKESSSVLSCDISADDKYIVTGSGDKKATVYEVIY